DNA sequence from the Acidimicrobiales bacterium genome:
GCCGACGCCCGAGGAGCTCGCCGCGGCCCGCGAGCGCGTCGACGCCGTCGCCGACCAGCTCCAGGGCACCGCCAACTTCGCGGCATTGGCGGCCACCTCCTCCGAGGACCCTGGAAGCGCCGGCAACGGCGGGGACCTCGGCTGCGCTCCCCAGGGCAGCTACATCGAGGCCTTCGACGCCGCGGTCTGGTCCCAACCCGTGGGCGAGGTCGGCGAGCCGGTCGAGACCGACTTCGGGTACCACCTCATCCTGGTCACCAAGCGGGGCCAGCTCACCTTCGAGGACCTGCGCGACCAGCTGTCCGCGGCGGTCGAGGAGAACAGCGACGCCCTCCTCAACGACTGGCTCCGGACGGCGGCCTCAGAGGCCGACGTCACCGTCGGCCCCCGCTTCGGCCGTTGGGCCGCCGAGGAGGGGCGGGTCGTCCCACCCCAGGGTGCCCAGTCGCCGGTCGGCGCCGAGCTCGACCCGGCGCTGGCCGAGCTCCTCGGTGGCGGGGCCCCCGTCGGAGGCTGACCGGTGACGACGGCCAGGGTCGTCGTCGTGGGCCTCGGACCGGGCGGCCCCGACCTCGTCACGGCGGGCACCCTCGACGCCATCGGTCGTGAGCCCGTTCGGTTCCTGCGGACCCGCCGCCATCCCTCGGCCGAGGTCGTGCCCGGGGCCGCCACGTTCGACGCCGTCTACGACGAGGCCGCGGTGCTCGACGCGGTGTACCTGGAGATCGTCGAGCGGCTCGTCGACGCGGCGACGGTCCACGGTTCGGTCCTCTACGCCGTGCCCGGCTCACCGGTCGTCGCGGAGCGCAGCGTCGAGCTCCTCGTCGCCGACCCGAGGGTCGAGGTCGAGATCCTCCCCGCCCTCTCGTTCCTCGACCTCGCGTGGGCCCGCCTCGGCCTGGATCCGGTGGCCGCGGGCGTTCGGGTCGTCGACGGGCACCGCTTCGCCGTCGAGGCGGCGGGGGAGCGGGGCCCCCTCCTGGTCGCGCAGTGCGACTCGCCGACCGTGCTCTCCGAGGTGAAGCTGGCCCTCGACGCCGGTCTCGACCCGTCACTCGGCCCCGACGCCGAGGTCGTCGTCCTCCGGCGCCTCGGGCTGCCCGATGAGACGGTGCAGTCCGTCCGGTGGACCGAGATCGACCGGGTCGACGCCGACCACCTCACGTCGGTGCTCGTCCCGGAGCTCGCGGCTCCGATCGCCCGCGAGGTCACGAGGTTCGTCGAGCTCGTGGCGGCCCTGCGGGCGGGGTGCCCCTGGGACCGCGAGCAGACCCACGAGTCACTGCGCCGCCACCTGCTCGAAGAGGCCTACGAGGTGCTCGACGCCATCGACCACCTCGACGTGGAGACCGGCACCGGCTTCGAGCACCTGGAAGAGGAGCTCGGTGACCTCCTCTTCCAGGTGCTCTTCCACAGCCAGCTCGCCGCCGAGGAGGGCCGCTTCACGCTCGCCGACGTCGCCGGCACGGTGCACGACAAGCTGCGGTCGCGCCACCCCCACGTGTTCGGCGACGTCGAGGTGAGCGGGCCCGACGAGGTCGTGCGGAACTGGGAGGAGCTGAAGAAGGCCGAGAAGGGACGCGACAGCGTGTTCGACGGGATCCCCGAGTCGCTCCCCGCGCTGGCGCTCGCCACGAAGGTGGCCAAGAAGTCGGCGACGCTGCGCGACGCCGGTGTCGACGTCCCCGTGTCGCCCGACCTCGACGACGCCCTGGACGGCGTCGACCACGGGGCCGACGAGGACGCCTTCGGCGCTCTGTTGTGGGCTGTGGTGGAGCGGGCCCGGGCGGTCGGCGT
Encoded proteins:
- a CDS encoding MazG family protein translates to MTTARVVVVGLGPGGPDLVTAGTLDAIGREPVRFLRTRRHPSAEVVPGAATFDAVYDEAAVLDAVYLEIVERLVDAATVHGSVLYAVPGSPVVAERSVELLVADPRVEVEILPALSFLDLAWARLGLDPVAAGVRVVDGHRFAVEAAGERGPLLVAQCDSPTVLSEVKLALDAGLDPSLGPDAEVVVLRRLGLPDETVQSVRWTEIDRVDADHLTSVLVPELAAPIAREVTRFVELVAALRAGCPWDREQTHESLRRHLLEEAYEVLDAIDHLDVETGTGFEHLEEELGDLLFQVLFHSQLAAEEGRFTLADVAGTVHDKLRSRHPHVFGDVEVSGPDEVVRNWEELKKAEKGRDSVFDGIPESLPALALATKVAKKSATLRDAGVDVPVSPDLDDALDGVDHGADEDAFGALLWAVVERARAVGVDPENALRTTTARRRSAAATAEAATAD